The following are encoded in a window of Dysidea avara chromosome 4, odDysAvar1.4, whole genome shotgun sequence genomic DNA:
- the LOC136253125 gene encoding uncharacterized protein isoform X1 yields the protein MRPCRNKDTGVMNFSACWIVLPDIETDVFGVATDVPGLSIECHEFQVNLLRCIRHSVDGFEQVSSVDCSGIKGVNFQCLLDCVIRYRNKCFWCCDRCSRSQYRHADIQEIITIVGTIFSQVLM from the exons atgagaccatgcaggaacaaagatacaggtgtcatgaatttcag tgcctgctggattgttttgccagatatcgaaacagatgtctttggtgttgcgaccgatgttccag gtctcagtattgagtgtcatgaatttcag gtcaatctactcagatgtatcaggcatagtgttgatgggttcgaacaagtatccagtgtagactgtagtggcatcaagggtgttaatttccag tgcctgctagattgtgtcatcagatatcgaaacaagtgtttttggtgttgcgaccgatgttccag gtctcagtatcgtcatgctgacatacaagaaatcatcactattgttggaactatttttagtcaagtcttgatgtga
- the LOC136253125 gene encoding uncharacterized protein isoform X2 gives MSLVLRPMFQVSVLSVMNFSYQLSLYTSDVNLQVNLLRCIRHSVDGFEQVSSVDCSGIKGVNFQCLLDCVIRYRNKCFWCCDRCSRSQYRHADIQEIITIVGTIFSQVLM, from the exons atgtctttggtgttgcgaccgatgttccag gtctcagtattgagtgtcatgaatttcag ttatcaattatcactgtatactagtgatgtgaatttgcaggtcaatctactcagatgtatcaggcatagtgttgatgggttcgaacaagtatccagtgtagactgtagtggcatcaagggtgttaatttccag tgcctgctagattgtgtcatcagatatcgaaacaagtgtttttggtgttgcgaccgatgttccag gtctcagtatcgtcatgctgacatacaagaaatcatcactattgttggaactatttttagtcaagtcttgatgtga